A genomic stretch from Georgenia muralis includes:
- a CDS encoding peptide ABC transporter substrate-binding protein yields MAGVAASILAGSLVLAACSGTDSGNGGETEGGGEETTAAEGGAASGEIVSVNGVEPQNPLVPGNTNETGGGKIVDLLYAGLFYYDASGAVQNEVAESIETEDSQTYTITLKDGWTFTDGSPVTANSFVDAWNYTALLSNAQNNSYFFEGIEGFSYDEDSELTGLEVVDDLTFTVTLKQPEADFPLRLGYTAYYPLPEVAFEDMEAFGENPIGNGPYMMDGEGAWEHNVGVDVVPNPDYQGGRTPANGGVEVRFYEGLDAAYNDLLSGNLDVIDAIPDSAYGTYEEELEGRSVNQPAAIFQAFTFPEYLPEWAGEAGKLRRAAISHAINREEITETIFQGTRTPASDFTSPVIDGWSDSIPGSEVLEYDEELAKELWAEAEAIEPFTGSFTMAYNSDGGHQAWADAVTNNVRNVLGIEAEGQPYATFAELLDDRDAGTMTGPFRSGWQADYPGLNNFLAPLYYTGAGSNDGQYSNPEFDELINQGNAAESVEEANEIFQRAQEILFEDLPQVPLWYSNVNGGWAEGVENVEFSWNSVPLMYQVTKG; encoded by the coding sequence ATGGCTGGCGTGGCTGCGTCGATCCTTGCTGGATCGCTCGTGCTCGCCGCGTGCAGCGGCACTGATTCCGGCAACGGCGGGGAGACCGAGGGCGGCGGCGAGGAGACCACGGCCGCCGAGGGCGGTGCAGCGAGCGGGGAGATCGTCAGCGTCAACGGCGTGGAGCCCCAGAACCCCCTCGTCCCGGGCAACACGAACGAGACCGGTGGCGGCAAGATCGTCGATCTGCTCTACGCGGGTCTGTTCTACTACGACGCTTCGGGCGCCGTGCAGAACGAGGTGGCCGAGTCCATCGAGACCGAGGACAGCCAGACCTACACGATCACGCTCAAGGACGGCTGGACCTTCACGGACGGCTCGCCGGTGACCGCGAACAGCTTCGTGGACGCCTGGAACTACACCGCCCTGCTCAGCAACGCGCAGAACAACAGCTACTTCTTCGAGGGCATCGAGGGCTTCTCGTACGACGAGGACTCCGAGCTCACGGGCCTCGAGGTCGTCGACGACCTCACCTTCACCGTGACCCTCAAGCAGCCCGAGGCCGACTTCCCGCTGCGCCTGGGCTACACGGCGTACTACCCGCTCCCTGAGGTCGCCTTCGAGGACATGGAGGCGTTCGGCGAGAACCCGATCGGCAACGGCCCGTACATGATGGACGGCGAGGGTGCGTGGGAGCACAACGTCGGCGTCGACGTCGTGCCGAACCCCGACTACCAGGGTGGCCGCACGCCGGCGAACGGTGGGGTGGAGGTGCGCTTCTACGAGGGTCTCGACGCTGCGTACAACGACCTCCTCTCGGGCAACCTGGACGTCATCGACGCCATCCCCGACTCCGCCTACGGCACCTACGAGGAAGAGCTGGAGGGCCGCTCGGTCAACCAGCCGGCCGCCATCTTCCAGGCGTTCACCTTCCCCGAGTACCTGCCCGAGTGGGCCGGTGAGGCGGGCAAGCTGCGCCGCGCCGCCATCTCGCACGCGATCAACCGCGAGGAGATCACCGAGACGATCTTCCAGGGCACGCGTACCCCAGCGAGCGACTTCACGTCCCCGGTCATCGACGGGTGGTCGGACTCCATCCCCGGCTCCGAGGTGCTCGAGTACGACGAGGAGCTCGCCAAGGAGCTGTGGGCCGAGGCCGAGGCGATCGAGCCCTTCACCGGCTCGTTCACCATGGCGTACAACTCGGACGGCGGCCACCAGGCCTGGGCCGACGCGGTGACCAACAACGTGCGCAACGTGCTGGGCATCGAGGCCGAGGGTCAGCCCTACGCCACGTTCGCCGAGCTGCTCGACGACCGTGACGCCGGCACCATGACCGGACCGTTCCGCTCCGGCTGGCAGGCCGACTACCCCGGTCTGAACAACTTCCTCGCCCCGCTGTACTACACCGGCGCGGGCTCGAACGACGGGCAGTACTCCAACCCCGAGTTCGACGAGCTGATCAACCAGGGCAACGCCGCTGAGTCGGTCGAGGAGGCCAACGAGATCTTCCAGCGGGCCCAGGAGATCCTGTTCGAGGACCTCCCGCAGGTCCCGCTGTGGTACTCCAACGTCAACGGCGGTTGGGCCGAGGGCGTAGAGAACGTGGAGTTCTCCTGGAACAGCGTGCCGCTGATGTACCAGGTGACGAAGGGCTGA
- a CDS encoding ABC transporter permease, producing MLWYIGRRVLQVIPVFLGATLLIYSMVFAMPGDPVAALGGDRGLPEAVQQQIRDRYNLDEPFLVQYLLYLKGIVTLDFGVTFSGREVIDVVAQALPVTFRLAIMALVFEAILGVTVGLVAGLRKGGIFDATALVTSLFVIAVPTFVIGFVLQFAVGVELGWLPTTVGGNVSFRSLLMPAIVLGAVSFAYVLRLTRTSVAENMSADYVRTATAKGLSRNRVVTVHVLRNSLIPVVTYLGADLGQLMAGAIVTEGIFNINGVGGTLYRAILQGESATVVSLTTVLVMIYIVANLLVDLLYAALDPRIRYA from the coding sequence ATGCTCTGGTACATCGGGCGCAGGGTCCTGCAGGTCATACCTGTGTTCCTCGGGGCCACGCTGCTCATCTACTCCATGGTCTTCGCCATGCCGGGCGACCCCGTCGCCGCGCTCGGTGGCGACCGGGGCCTGCCGGAGGCGGTGCAGCAGCAGATCCGGGACAGGTACAACCTCGACGAGCCGTTCCTCGTCCAGTACCTCCTGTACCTCAAGGGCATCGTCACCCTCGACTTCGGCGTGACCTTCTCCGGCCGCGAGGTGATCGACGTCGTCGCCCAGGCGCTCCCGGTGACCTTCCGCCTGGCCATCATGGCGCTGGTCTTCGAGGCGATCCTCGGTGTGACGGTCGGCCTCGTCGCCGGTCTGCGCAAGGGGGGCATCTTCGACGCCACCGCCCTCGTCACGAGCCTCTTCGTCATCGCGGTCCCGACCTTCGTCATCGGCTTCGTCCTGCAGTTCGCCGTCGGCGTCGAGCTCGGGTGGCTACCCACGACGGTCGGCGGCAACGTCAGCTTCCGCAGCCTGCTCATGCCGGCGATCGTGCTGGGCGCGGTCTCCTTCGCCTACGTGCTGCGGCTGACCAGGACCTCGGTGGCCGAGAACATGTCGGCGGACTACGTGCGCACCGCCACGGCCAAGGGGCTCTCGCGCAACCGCGTCGTCACCGTCCACGTGCTGCGCAACTCGCTCATCCCGGTCGTGACCTACCTCGGGGCGGACCTCGGCCAGCTCATGGCCGGCGCGATCGTCACCGAGGGCATCTTCAACATCAACGGCGTGGGCGGCACCCTCTACCGGGCGATCCTGCAGGGGGAGTCGGCCACCGTCGTCTCCCTCACCACCGTCCTGGTGATGATCTACATCGTCGCGAACCTCCTCGTCGACCTGCTCTACGCCGCCCTGGACCCGAGGATCCGCTATGCCTGA
- a CDS encoding dipeptide ABC transporter ATP-binding protein, with translation MTTRTTTEESPTAVDPKVPLLEIRDLEVAFRSSTGMVPAVRKANLTVYPGQAVAIVGESGSGKSTTAHAIIDLLPGTGKITGGSIKFAGKELTSASRSEIEHLRGREIGLVPQDPMTNLNPVWKIGFQVEETLRANGVTKNRADTKRRTAEVLAEAGLPDAERRAKQYPHEFSGGMRQRALIGIGLAGDPRLLIADELTSALDVTVQKKILDHLETLTRERGVAVLFITHDLGLAAERAEHLVVMHRGRVVESGPSRQLLANPQHPYTQRLVASAPSLASRRIQSAHERGEQSEELLAHDEGQVARAANIVEVKNLTKVFHLRGARPGAGTDFKAVDDVSFAIPRGSTTALVGESGSGKSTVANIMLNLLEPTEGSVIFEGTEVGSLGRKELFDFRRRVQPVFQNPYGSLDPMYSIFRVIEEPLRVHGVGDKKSRAARVAELLDLVSLPTSTMRRYPNELSGGQRQRVAVARALALSPSLVVCDEAVSALDVLVQAQVLTLLNDLQTELGLTYLFITHDLAVVRQIADEVAVMEKGRIVEMASTDEVFDHPKQAYTQELLAAIPGASLEL, from the coding sequence ATGACCACCCGAACGACCACGGAGGAGTCGCCGACGGCAGTGGACCCGAAGGTCCCGCTGCTCGAGATCCGCGACCTCGAGGTCGCGTTCCGCTCGAGCACCGGGATGGTGCCCGCGGTGCGCAAGGCCAACCTCACGGTCTACCCCGGCCAGGCCGTGGCGATCGTGGGGGAGTCCGGCTCAGGCAAGTCCACCACCGCGCACGCGATCATCGACCTGCTCCCAGGGACCGGGAAGATCACCGGCGGGTCCATCAAGTTCGCGGGCAAGGAGCTCACGTCCGCGTCCCGCAGCGAGATCGAGCACCTGCGCGGCCGCGAGATCGGCCTGGTCCCGCAGGACCCGATGACCAACCTCAACCCCGTGTGGAAGATCGGTTTCCAGGTCGAGGAGACACTGCGCGCCAACGGCGTCACCAAGAACCGTGCCGACACCAAGAGGCGGACTGCGGAGGTGCTCGCCGAGGCCGGCCTGCCCGACGCCGAGCGGCGCGCGAAGCAGTACCCGCACGAGTTCTCCGGCGGCATGCGCCAGCGAGCCCTCATCGGCATCGGCTTGGCGGGCGACCCCCGGCTGCTCATCGCCGACGAGCTGACCTCGGCGCTGGACGTCACGGTCCAGAAGAAGATCCTCGACCACCTCGAGACCCTGACCAGGGAACGCGGCGTCGCCGTCCTCTTCATCACGCACGATCTGGGGCTGGCGGCCGAGCGGGCCGAGCACCTCGTCGTCATGCACCGCGGGCGGGTGGTCGAGTCCGGCCCGTCACGGCAGCTCCTGGCCAACCCCCAGCACCCGTACACGCAGCGTCTCGTGGCCTCCGCGCCGTCGCTCGCCTCGCGCCGCATCCAGAGCGCGCACGAGCGCGGCGAGCAGTCCGAGGAGCTCCTCGCCCACGACGAGGGCCAGGTCGCGCGTGCCGCGAACATCGTCGAGGTCAAGAACCTCACCAAGGTGTTCCACCTGCGCGGTGCGCGGCCCGGCGCCGGCACGGACTTCAAGGCGGTCGACGACGTCTCCTTCGCCATCCCGCGCGGGAGCACGACGGCGCTGGTCGGCGAGTCCGGCTCGGGCAAGTCCACCGTGGCGAACATCATGCTCAACCTCCTCGAACCCACCGAGGGCTCGGTGATCTTCGAGGGCACGGAGGTCGGCTCGCTCGGCCGCAAGGAGCTGTTCGACTTCCGGCGACGGGTGCAGCCCGTCTTCCAGAACCCGTACGGCTCGCTGGACCCGATGTACTCGATCTTCCGGGTCATCGAGGAGCCCCTGCGGGTGCACGGTGTGGGCGACAAGAAGTCGCGGGCGGCCCGCGTCGCTGAGCTGCTCGACCTGGTGTCCCTGCCGACGTCGACGATGCGGCGCTACCCCAACGAGCTCTCCGGCGGCCAGCGCCAGCGTGTCGCCGTCGCGCGGGCGCTCGCGCTGAGCCCGAGCCTCGTGGTCTGCGACGAGGCCGTCTCCGCCCTGGACGTGCTCGTCCAGGCGCAGGTGCTCACCCTGCTCAACGACCTGCAGACCGAGCTGGGGCTGACCTACCTCTTCATCACCCACGACCTCGCCGTCGTGCGGCAGATCGCCGACGAGGTCGCGGTGATGGAGAAGGGCCGCATCGTGGAGATGGCGAGCACCGACGAGGTCTTCGACCACCCGAAGCAGGCGTACACGCAGGAGCTTCTCGCCGCGATCCCCGGGGCCAGCCTGGAGCTGTGA
- a CDS encoding ABC transporter permease — translation MPDIVHTNAPRVPEPVAARRHQEHFFAELDETGLGAVDAVQDTGAPSSQWSEAWQKLRRRPTFWVSAIIIVAVLAVAAFPSLFTSLEPRFCELSNSLGDPTAGHPFGYDRQGCDIYSRTIYGARASVTVGVLTTLAVLIIGTIVGSIAGFFGGWFDTILSRVTDIFFAIPLVLAAIVIMQIFSQYRNSFMVVAVLASFGWTSIARITRGSVMSVKNNDFVTAAKSVGLGKFGILTRHILPNAAAPIIVYATVALGTFIVAEATLSFLGIGLPPSIVSWGGDISQAQTSLRSRPSVLFYPAGALALTVLGFIMMGDAVRDALDPKVRNR, via the coding sequence ATGCCTGACATCGTCCACACCAACGCCCCGCGCGTCCCGGAGCCTGTCGCCGCCCGGCGACACCAGGAGCACTTCTTCGCCGAGCTCGACGAGACGGGCCTCGGCGCCGTCGACGCCGTCCAGGACACCGGTGCGCCCTCCAGCCAGTGGAGCGAGGCCTGGCAGAAGCTGCGGCGCCGGCCGACCTTCTGGGTCTCGGCGATCATCATCGTGGCCGTGCTGGCGGTGGCGGCTTTCCCGAGCCTCTTCACCTCGCTCGAGCCGCGGTTCTGCGAGCTGAGCAACAGCCTCGGGGACCCCACGGCCGGGCACCCGTTCGGGTACGACCGCCAGGGCTGCGACATCTACTCGCGCACCATCTACGGGGCGCGCGCGTCGGTCACCGTCGGCGTGCTGACCACGCTGGCGGTGCTGATCATCGGGACGATCGTGGGCTCGATCGCGGGCTTCTTCGGCGGCTGGTTCGACACGATCCTGTCCCGGGTCACCGACATCTTCTTCGCGATCCCGCTCGTGCTCGCCGCGATCGTCATCATGCAGATCTTCAGTCAGTACCGGAACTCGTTCATGGTGGTGGCGGTTCTGGCCTCGTTCGGGTGGACATCCATCGCCCGCATCACCCGTGGGTCGGTGATGAGCGTGAAGAACAACGACTTCGTCACCGCCGCCAAGTCGGTGGGCCTGGGCAAGTTCGGCATCCTGACCCGGCACATCCTGCCCAACGCCGCGGCACCGATCATCGTCTACGCCACCGTCGCGCTGGGTACGTTCATCGTGGCCGAGGCCACGCTGAGCTTCCTCGGCATCGGTCTGCCGCCGTCCATCGTCTCGTGGGGTGGTGACATCTCGCAGGCTCAGACCTCGCTCAGGTCCCGACCCTCGGTGCTGTTCTACCCGGCCGGGGCACTCGCGCTGACCGTGCTCGGCTTCATCATGATGGGTGACGCCGTGCGCGACGCCCTCGACCCGAAGGTGCGCAACCGATGA
- a CDS encoding Fe-S cluster assembly protein HesB, protein MLTLTDTAQAAVRDLTAQAGLPAEGGMRIATTENDDQLELTLVPAPQPADAVIEDDGARVFVAEDTAPLLSGHALDAGATEQGVGFALRPQE, encoded by the coding sequence ATGCTCACCCTGACCGACACCGCCCAGGCCGCCGTCCGTGACCTCACCGCCCAGGCCGGGCTGCCCGCCGAGGGCGGCATGCGCATCGCCACGACCGAGAACGACGACCAGCTCGAGCTGACGCTGGTCCCCGCCCCCCAGCCGGCCGACGCCGTGATCGAGGACGACGGCGCCCGCGTGTTCGTCGCGGAGGACACCGCTCCCCTCCTGTCGGGCCACGCCCTCGACGCCGGCGCCACCGAGCAGGGCGTGGGCTTCGCGCTCCGTCCCCAGGAGTGA
- a CDS encoding ABC transporter permease — MLLYLARRFLNYLVLLFIAISLVYMLAATQLDPRSLYEMRNPPIDPAAIESSLTSFNLNDKTPVLERYWIWLTGVLGSWDWGRSPFGEFVNDEIGTRAWVSLRLVTIGSLLGITIGVALGAWTATRQYSVSDRMITLGSLVVISTPILVIAVVLQILAVKFNQSTGTQFFEFLGETGRRGDSALSPLWDRLQHLLLPTITLTVGGVASYSRIQRNLMLDTLGADYVRTARAKGLRQNVALRRHALRTALIPTGTYFAFTIATLVLGATFTELVYGWHGMGIYFVQALQGQDVNGSVAVAAFGGVCVLVGAMLSDVLVAALDPRVRVS, encoded by the coding sequence ATGCTCCTGTACCTCGCTCGCAGGTTCCTGAACTACCTGGTCCTGCTCTTCATCGCGATCTCGCTGGTGTACATGCTCGCGGCCACGCAGCTCGACCCGCGCAGCCTGTACGAGATGCGCAACCCCCCGATCGACCCGGCGGCGATCGAGAGCTCGCTGACGTCGTTCAACCTCAACGACAAGACCCCGGTGCTCGAGCGGTACTGGATCTGGCTCACCGGCGTCCTGGGCTCGTGGGACTGGGGCCGCAGCCCGTTCGGCGAGTTCGTCAATGACGAGATCGGTACCCGCGCCTGGGTGTCCCTCCGGCTGGTGACCATCGGGTCGCTGCTGGGCATCACCATCGGCGTGGCCCTCGGGGCCTGGACCGCGACGCGCCAGTACAGCGTGAGCGACCGGATGATCACCCTCGGCTCGCTCGTGGTCATCTCCACCCCGATCCTCGTCATCGCGGTCGTCCTGCAGATCCTCGCGGTGAAGTTCAACCAGAGCACCGGCACCCAGTTCTTCGAGTTCCTCGGCGAGACCGGCCGGCGCGGCGACAGCGCGCTGTCACCCCTGTGGGACCGGCTCCAGCACCTGCTGCTCCCCACCATCACCCTCACCGTGGGCGGGGTCGCCTCCTACAGCAGGATCCAGCGCAACCTCATGCTCGACACCCTCGGGGCCGACTACGTCCGGACCGCCCGCGCCAAGGGTCTGCGTCAGAACGTCGCCCTGCGCCGTCACGCCCTGCGGACGGCGCTGATCCCGACCGGGACCTACTTCGCCTTCACCATCGCCACCCTCGTGCTCGGTGCCACGTTCACCGAGCTCGTCTACGGCTGGCACGGGATGGGCATCTACTTCGTCCAGGCGCTCCAGGGCCAGGACGTCAACGGGTCGGTGGCCGTCGCGGCCTTCGGCGGCGTGTGCGTGCTCGTCGGGGCGATGCTCTCCGACGTCCTCGTCGCCGCCCTCGACCCCCGAGTGAGGGTGAGCTGA
- a CDS encoding ABC transporter ATP-binding protein — MRGGPVLEVENLDVRFPSEDGSVHAVRGVSFAVRPGEVLGIVGESGSGKSVTSMAVMGLLTPSARVSGSVRLQGEELLGRSDAHMSAIRGKNIGMVFQDPLSALTPVYTIGDQIVEALRAHGRTDEGASRKRAVELLDLVGIPNAAVRVKAFPHEFSGGMRQRAMIAMAIANNPDLIIADEPTTALDVTIQAQILEVLKTAQRETGAAVMMITHDLGVVAGMADQVAVMYAGRVVEHGPVDDIYYRSTMPYTIGLLGSLPRPDAEEKQALAPVEGNPPSLLDLPPGCPFAARCPMAIDVCRTVEPALAPTRGEGHTAACHRSEEIAEQDLTFLEMYPVPRIIERPLARLPRAEREEVLAVTDLEKHFPLMKGSVFKRRVGTVHAVDGVSFEIRAGETLALVGESGSGKTTTLLEILDLKPPSNGKVVVLGKDVESLGGRRDRKAVRRDLQVVFQDPMASLDPRMPVFDIIAEPMEANGIPKRQLEDRVRELMALVGLEPSHANRYPQHFSGGQRQRIGIARALALEPKLLVLDEPVSALDVSIQAGIINLLDELRAKLSLSYLFVAHDLSVVRHIADRVAVMYLGKIVEIGEVDKVFETPTHPYTQALLSAIPVPDPVKERQRERILLVGDLPSPADPPSGCRFRTRCPKFLVLSEDKQRRCVEEEPALMPMGGDQRSACHYAQAVEVF, encoded by the coding sequence ATGCGTGGCGGGCCGGTGCTCGAGGTGGAGAACCTCGACGTGCGCTTCCCCTCCGAGGACGGCTCGGTCCACGCCGTGCGCGGGGTCTCCTTCGCCGTCCGCCCGGGGGAGGTCCTGGGCATCGTCGGCGAGTCCGGCTCGGGCAAGTCGGTCACGTCCATGGCGGTCATGGGACTGCTCACCCCGAGCGCGAGGGTCAGCGGCTCGGTGCGGCTGCAGGGGGAGGAGCTCCTCGGGCGCTCCGACGCCCACATGTCCGCCATCCGTGGCAAGAACATCGGCATGGTCTTCCAGGACCCGCTCTCGGCACTGACGCCCGTGTACACGATCGGCGACCAGATCGTCGAGGCCCTGCGGGCCCACGGCCGGACCGACGAGGGGGCCTCGCGCAAGCGGGCCGTGGAGCTGCTCGACCTCGTCGGCATCCCCAACGCCGCGGTGCGGGTCAAGGCCTTCCCCCACGAGTTCTCCGGTGGGATGCGCCAGCGGGCCATGATCGCCATGGCGATCGCCAACAACCCTGACCTCATCATCGCGGACGAGCCGACCACCGCCCTGGACGTCACGATCCAGGCGCAGATCCTCGAGGTGCTCAAGACCGCCCAGCGCGAGACCGGCGCCGCGGTCATGATGATCACGCACGACCTCGGCGTCGTCGCCGGCATGGCCGACCAGGTGGCGGTGATGTACGCCGGCCGGGTCGTCGAGCACGGGCCGGTCGACGACATCTACTACCGCTCCACCATGCCCTACACGATCGGCCTGCTCGGCTCGCTGCCCCGCCCCGACGCCGAGGAGAAGCAGGCGCTCGCCCCCGTCGAGGGCAACCCGCCCTCGCTCCTCGACCTCCCGCCGGGGTGCCCGTTCGCCGCCCGCTGCCCCATGGCGATCGACGTGTGCCGCACCGTCGAGCCGGCCCTGGCGCCCACCCGCGGCGAGGGCCACACCGCTGCCTGCCACCGCTCGGAGGAGATCGCCGAGCAGGACCTCACGTTCCTCGAGATGTACCCGGTGCCGCGCATCATCGAGCGGCCGCTGGCCCGGCTGCCACGCGCGGAGCGCGAGGAGGTCCTCGCGGTGACGGACCTGGAGAAGCACTTCCCGCTCATGAAGGGCTCGGTGTTCAAGCGCCGCGTCGGGACCGTCCATGCCGTCGACGGCGTCTCGTTCGAGATCCGCGCGGGGGAGACGCTCGCCCTCGTCGGCGAGTCGGGCTCCGGGAAGACGACGACGCTGCTGGAGATCCTCGACCTCAAGCCGCCCTCCAACGGCAAGGTGGTCGTCCTGGGCAAGGACGTCGAGTCCCTGGGCGGCCGGCGCGACCGCAAGGCCGTGCGCCGGGACCTCCAGGTGGTCTTCCAGGACCCCATGGCCTCCCTCGACCCGCGCATGCCGGTCTTCGACATCATCGCCGAGCCCATGGAGGCCAACGGGATCCCCAAGAGGCAGCTGGAGGACCGGGTCCGCGAGCTCATGGCGCTGGTGGGCCTGGAGCCCTCCCACGCCAACCGCTACCCGCAGCACTTCTCCGGCGGGCAGCGCCAGCGGATCGGCATCGCGCGCGCGCTCGCGCTCGAGCCGAAGCTCCTCGTGCTCGACGAGCCGGTCTCCGCGCTGGACGTGTCCATCCAGGCCGGCATCATCAACCTCCTCGACGAGCTGCGCGCCAAGCTCTCGCTCAGCTACCTCTTCGTCGCGCACGACCTGTCGGTGGTCCGCCACATCGCCGACCGGGTGGCCGTGATGTACCTGGGCAAGATCGTCGAGATCGGGGAGGTGGACAAGGTCTTCGAGACCCCCACGCACCCGTACACGCAGGCGCTGCTCTCGGCCATCCCGGTGCCCGACCCGGTCAAGGAGCGCCAGCGCGAGCGGATCCTCCTCGTGGGGGACCTGCCCTCCCCGGCGGACCCGCCGTCGGGCTGCCGGTTCCGCACCCGCTGCCCGAAGTTCCTCGTCCTGAGCGAGGACAAGCAGCGGCGCTGCGTGGAGGAGGAGCCGGCGCTCATGCCGATGGGCGGGGACCAGCGGTCCGCCTGTCACTACGCCCAGGCCGTCGAGGTCTTCTGA
- a CDS encoding ABC transporter permease has protein sequence MTTTKQEDNDAPRVELDREPTSELAGPLVTQLPEVAAGGLPVGTRRLSRRTIVARRFLRNKTAVVGLVGYVLLAAFAVFGPSLSPWTYTQIDQTAFLKPPSEAHWLGTTQAGRDVFALTVEGLRKSMMIGLGVAALQTAIAATVGAFAAYYGRLFDKVALWVIDLLLVVPSFFVIAILSVQTGGSRGSVLMLIVLLAGLGWMLSARVVRSMTLGIKNLEYVTAAKYMSVPTPRIIVRHILPNISSLLIIDATLAVASAVLAETSLSFFGFGVQAPETSLGTLIGEGQRTAATYPWIFLAPATALTTMLVFINFIGDGLRDALDPSSKSGGRA, from the coding sequence ATGACCACGACCAAGCAGGAGGACAACGACGCGCCGCGTGTCGAGCTCGACCGCGAGCCCACCTCGGAGCTCGCCGGGCCGCTCGTGACCCAGCTGCCGGAGGTCGCGGCGGGCGGGCTGCCCGTCGGCACCCGGCGCCTGTCGCGCCGCACGATCGTCGCGCGCCGGTTCCTGAGGAACAAGACCGCCGTCGTGGGGCTGGTGGGGTACGTCCTCCTCGCCGCGTTCGCCGTTTTCGGCCCGTCCCTCTCGCCGTGGACCTACACCCAGATCGACCAGACGGCGTTCCTCAAGCCGCCGAGCGAGGCGCACTGGTTGGGCACCACCCAGGCCGGGCGCGACGTCTTCGCCCTCACGGTCGAGGGGCTGCGCAAGTCGATGATGATCGGTCTGGGCGTCGCGGCCCTGCAGACGGCGATCGCCGCCACCGTCGGTGCCTTCGCCGCCTACTACGGGCGCCTGTTCGACAAGGTGGCGCTGTGGGTCATCGACCTGCTGCTCGTCGTGCCGTCGTTCTTCGTCATCGCGATCCTGTCGGTCCAGACCGGCGGCAGCCGCGGCTCGGTGCTCATGCTCATCGTGCTGCTGGCCGGGCTGGGCTGGATGCTCTCCGCGCGCGTGGTCCGCTCGATGACGCTGGGCATCAAGAACCTCGAGTACGTCACGGCGGCGAAGTACATGTCCGTACCGACGCCGCGGATCATCGTGCGGCACATCCTGCCCAACATCTCCTCCCTCCTCATCATCGACGCCACCCTGGCCGTCGCCTCGGCGGTGCTCGCGGAGACGTCGCTGTCCTTCTTCGGCTTCGGCGTGCAGGCACCCGAGACGTCGCTGGGCACGCTCATCGGGGAGGGCCAGCGCACCGCGGCGACGTACCCGTGGATCTTCCTGGCGCCCGCGACGGCGCTGACGACGATGCTCGTCTTCATCAACTTCATCGGCGACGGCCTGCGCGACGCCCTTGACCCCTCGTCCAAGTCCGGAGGACGCGCGTGA
- a CDS encoding carbon-nitrogen hydrolase family protein, whose translation MRIAVAQLEATRDPQDNLAAVASLVAGAAGEGAGLVVLPEYVMSYDPHPTAEALTAVAEPLDGPFVTGLARLAERHGTAVVAGLVETGDPGELPANTLVCLGPDGRLLGAYRKAHLYDAFGDRESKRLRRVVPEAVVVPLGGLHLGLMTCYDLRFPEMARFLLDAGADVLLVPAAWVAGPGKADHWDTLLRARAIESTAYVIAAGLTGPACTGRSMVVGPAGEILARLGAETGYVVADVDPGEVARVRERNPSLANRRFDVRVRPDVHE comes from the coding sequence ATGAGGATCGCCGTCGCTCAGCTCGAGGCCACGCGCGACCCGCAGGACAACCTCGCCGCCGTCGCCTCCCTCGTAGCCGGTGCGGCGGGTGAGGGTGCCGGACTCGTCGTGCTGCCCGAGTACGTCATGTCCTACGACCCGCACCCGACCGCCGAGGCGCTGACCGCCGTCGCCGAGCCGCTCGACGGCCCCTTCGTCACCGGGCTGGCCCGGCTCGCCGAGCGCCACGGCACCGCCGTCGTGGCCGGTCTGGTCGAGACCGGCGACCCCGGCGAGCTCCCCGCCAACACCCTCGTGTGCCTCGGCCCGGACGGGCGCCTGCTCGGTGCGTACCGCAAGGCCCACCTGTACGACGCCTTCGGGGACCGCGAGTCCAAGCGACTCCGGCGGGTCGTGCCTGAGGCCGTGGTGGTGCCCCTCGGTGGGCTGCACCTGGGCCTCATGACCTGCTACGACCTGCGGTTCCCCGAGATGGCCCGGTTCCTGCTCGACGCCGGGGCGGACGTCCTCCTCGTGCCGGCCGCCTGGGTGGCCGGGCCGGGCAAGGCCGACCACTGGGACACCCTGCTGCGGGCCCGCGCCATCGAGAGCACCGCCTACGTCATCGCCGCCGGCCTCACCGGCCCGGCGTGCACCGGCCGTTCCATGGTGGTCGGACCGGCCGGCGAGATCCTCGCCCGGCTGGGTGCGGAGACCGGGTACGTCGTCGCCGACGTCGACCCGGGGGAGGTGGCGCGGGTGCGCGAGCGCAACCCGAGCCTGGCCAACCGGCGCTTCGACGTCCGGGTGCGCCCAGACGTGCATGAGTGA